One window from the genome of Actinoplanes teichomyceticus ATCC 31121 encodes:
- a CDS encoding DedA family protein gives MDIRALTEQLALNPMDPKDLIHTFGLYGVWAILFAETGLLVGFFFPGDSLLFLAGIAASPVANAIFGDGTQISLPGLLIGAPICAIVGAQFGHWLGARYGRKMFERPDSKLFKREYVDKAEYYFQKFGPAKAVVLARFIPIVRTFLNPVAGTLGMPARKFLLWNIVGAILWTDGVLLVGYLLAQQIYDAIGEKIDHYILPVVVLIVVISALPIFIEMLRERKAKKNGTQHGPQPAAAVGVVAAASIAGLAEAAAHHDEDDEEPYRRPRSHRA, from the coding sequence GTGGACATCCGTGCGCTCACCGAGCAGCTCGCCCTGAACCCGATGGACCCGAAGGATCTGATCCACACCTTCGGGCTCTACGGCGTGTGGGCCATCCTCTTCGCGGAGACCGGCCTGCTGGTCGGATTCTTCTTCCCAGGTGACTCGCTGCTGTTCCTGGCAGGCATCGCCGCGTCGCCGGTGGCCAACGCCATCTTCGGCGACGGCACCCAGATCTCGCTGCCCGGTCTGTTGATCGGCGCCCCGATCTGCGCGATCGTCGGCGCGCAGTTCGGGCACTGGCTCGGCGCACGGTACGGCCGCAAGATGTTCGAGCGCCCGGATTCGAAGCTGTTCAAGCGCGAGTACGTGGACAAGGCCGAGTACTACTTCCAGAAGTTCGGCCCGGCCAAGGCCGTGGTGCTGGCCCGGTTCATCCCGATCGTGCGGACGTTCCTGAACCCGGTGGCCGGCACCCTGGGCATGCCGGCCCGCAAGTTCCTGCTGTGGAACATCGTCGGTGCCATCCTCTGGACCGACGGTGTGCTGCTGGTGGGCTACCTGCTGGCTCAGCAGATCTACGACGCCATCGGCGAGAAGATCGACCATTACATCCTGCCGGTGGTCGTGCTGATCGTGGTCATCTCGGCGCTGCCGATCTTCATCGAGATGCTCCGCGAGCGGAAGGCGAAGAAGAACGGCACGCAGCACGGCCCGCAGCCGGCGGCGGCGGTCGGCGTGGTCGCCGCGGCCAGCATCGCCGGCCTCGCCGAGGCGGCCGCCCACCACGACGAGGACGACGAGGAGCCGTATCGCCGGCCGCGTTCGCACCGCGCCTGA
- a CDS encoding polynucleotide kinase-phosphatase has protein sequence MIDIPELSLVVLVGISGSGKSTFARTHFAPTQVLSSDFFRGLVADDENDQSASADAFDVLHHVAAKRLAAGRLTVVDATNLQSHARAGLIKVAREHDVLPVAVVLDVPESLAWERTQARPDRSFDRRVLTRMHRDLRRSLGQLAREGFRKIHVLRGPDEIAAAEIRYQKLFNDRRDEHGPFDIVGDVHGCRAELETLLGKLGWELVRDAYGRPVDAVHPAGRTAVFVGDLVDRGPDSPGVLRLVMGMVAAGHAICVPGNHEQKLARKLNGRNVQLTHGLPETLEQLSAEPAEFVREVQAFIEGLVSHYVLDGGKLVVAHAGLKEAYHGRASGRVRSFALYGETTGETDEYGLPVRYPWAQEYRGSAAVVYGHVPTPRAEWLNNTICLDTGCVFGGALTALRWPERELVDTPAAKEYYAPVRPLLPVAAAPERGLDIADVTGRKHLDYGYGRITVPAENAAAALEVMGRFSVDPATLVWLPPTMAPCSSSTVDGYLEHPSSAFADLRAAGVDRVVCEEKHMGSRAVVRVSAAGAGDAIWTRTGRPFFGPELDEPLLARVRAAVKPILAELDTDWLLLDAEVLPWSAKAGGLIREHYAGVGAAGRAALPAALRLLDQVAARGLDVAALRDRIELRSSEIDGYSAAYRAYVKPTDGLAGVTLAPFAVLAGAGVSFAGKDHGWHLAMADRLVAADPELFTPTRRMVVDLADPAAEAEATEWWLTLTGAGGEGMVVKPYAGLAAVDGRGRLVQSGVKCRGREYLRIIYGPEYTRPEQLERLRQRNLGRKRSLALREHGLGLAALDRLAEGAPFWRVHELVFAILAAESEPVDPRL, from the coding sequence ATGATCGACATTCCCGAGCTCAGCCTGGTCGTGCTGGTCGGCATCTCCGGGTCCGGCAAGTCGACGTTCGCCCGCACCCACTTCGCGCCCACCCAGGTGCTCTCCTCGGATTTCTTCCGGGGCCTGGTCGCCGACGACGAGAACGACCAGTCCGCCTCCGCGGATGCCTTCGACGTGCTGCACCACGTGGCCGCCAAGCGGCTGGCCGCCGGCCGGCTCACCGTGGTCGACGCCACCAACCTGCAGTCGCACGCGCGGGCCGGCCTGATCAAGGTGGCCCGGGAGCACGACGTACTGCCGGTCGCGGTCGTTCTGGACGTGCCCGAGTCCCTGGCCTGGGAGCGCACGCAGGCTCGGCCGGACCGTTCCTTCGATCGCCGGGTCCTCACCCGGATGCACCGTGACCTGCGGCGTTCCCTCGGTCAGCTGGCTCGCGAGGGTTTCCGCAAGATTCACGTGCTGCGCGGGCCGGACGAGATCGCGGCCGCCGAGATCCGCTACCAGAAGCTGTTCAACGACCGGCGTGACGAGCACGGGCCGTTCGACATCGTCGGCGACGTGCACGGGTGCCGCGCGGAACTGGAGACCCTGCTCGGCAAGCTCGGCTGGGAGCTGGTCCGGGACGCGTACGGCCGCCCGGTCGACGCGGTGCACCCGGCGGGTCGCACGGCGGTGTTCGTGGGCGACCTGGTGGACCGTGGCCCGGATTCGCCCGGTGTGCTGCGCCTGGTGATGGGCATGGTCGCGGCCGGTCACGCGATCTGCGTACCCGGCAATCACGAGCAGAAGCTGGCCCGCAAGCTGAACGGGCGCAACGTACAGCTCACCCATGGGCTGCCGGAGACACTGGAGCAGCTGTCGGCCGAGCCGGCGGAGTTCGTCCGCGAGGTGCAGGCCTTCATCGAGGGCCTGGTCAGCCACTACGTGCTCGACGGCGGGAAGCTGGTGGTGGCGCACGCCGGGCTGAAGGAGGCGTACCACGGGCGGGCGTCCGGGCGGGTGCGCAGCTTCGCGCTCTACGGCGAGACCACGGGCGAGACCGACGAGTACGGCCTGCCGGTGCGCTACCCGTGGGCCCAGGAGTACCGCGGTTCCGCCGCCGTGGTCTACGGCCACGTGCCCACCCCGCGAGCGGAGTGGCTGAACAACACCATCTGCCTGGACACCGGGTGCGTCTTCGGTGGCGCGCTGACCGCGCTCCGCTGGCCGGAGCGTGAGCTGGTCGACACCCCGGCGGCGAAGGAGTACTACGCCCCGGTCCGGCCGCTGCTTCCGGTCGCGGCCGCGCCGGAGCGCGGGCTGGACATCGCCGACGTCACCGGCCGCAAGCACCTCGATTACGGGTACGGACGGATCACCGTCCCGGCCGAGAACGCCGCGGCCGCGCTGGAGGTGATGGGCCGGTTCTCGGTCGATCCGGCGACCCTGGTCTGGCTGCCGCCCACGATGGCGCCGTGCTCCAGCTCGACCGTCGACGGCTACCTGGAGCACCCGTCCTCGGCCTTCGCCGACCTGCGCGCGGCGGGCGTCGACCGGGTGGTCTGCGAGGAGAAGCACATGGGTTCCCGGGCCGTGGTCCGGGTCTCGGCCGCGGGCGCCGGTGACGCGATCTGGACCCGTACCGGGCGGCCGTTCTTCGGCCCGGAGCTGGACGAGCCGCTGCTGGCGCGGGTCCGGGCGGCGGTGAAGCCGATCCTGGCCGAGCTGGACACCGACTGGCTGCTGCTCGACGCGGAAGTGCTGCCCTGGTCGGCGAAGGCGGGTGGCCTGATCCGCGAGCACTACGCCGGTGTGGGGGCGGCCGGCCGGGCCGCGCTGCCGGCCGCCCTGCGGCTGCTGGATCAGGTGGCCGCCCGCGGACTGGACGTGGCCGCGCTGCGCGACCGGATCGAGCTGCGCTCGTCGGAGATCGACGGCTACTCGGCGGCGTACCGGGCGTACGTGAAACCGACCGACGGCCTGGCGGGCGTCACGCTGGCGCCGTTCGCGGTGCTCGCCGGTGCCGGAGTGTCCTTCGCGGGCAAGGACCACGGCTGGCATCTGGCAATGGCGGACCGCTTGGTCGCCGCCGATCCCGAGCTGTTCACGCCCACCCGCCGGATGGTGGTGGACCTGGCCGACCCGGCCGCGGAGGCTGAGGCCACCGAGTGGTGGCTGACGCTGACCGGGGCCGGTGGCGAGGGCATGGTGGTGAAGCCGTACGCCGGCCTGGCCGCGGTGGACGGCCGGGGGCGGCTGGTGCAGTCCGGGGTGAAGTGCCGCGGCCGGGAGTACCTGCGGATCATCTACGGCCCGGAGTACACCCGCCCGGAGCAGTTGGAGCGGCTGCGGCAGCGCAACCTGGGCCGGAAACGGAGCCTGGCGTTGCGCGAGCACGGTCTGGGCCTGGCCGCGCTGGACCGGCTGGCCGAGGGCGCGCCGTTCTGGCGGGTGCACGAGCTGGTCTTCGCCATCCTGGCCGCCGAGTCCGAGCCGGTCGACCCGCGGCTGTGA
- a CDS encoding class II aldolase/adducin family protein — MNYVPGDLRDQLAHVGYDVVQAGLVCGSGGNLSARIPDEDAIWVTASGAWLDRLSRATFAPVRITDGEPATVGTVPPPRIEPTSELALHLALYRVRPDVNAVVHLHPQTALLLDALGEHIRLVTTDHAFYLRRVSTVPFRLPGTTEVAALTAAMAADGTDCLVLSHHGCVVLGDSVELAHKRARNLEEAAALTYRALTAGRLETLRDCPEEFLDRLSGSATVKI; from the coding sequence GTGAACTACGTGCCTGGTGACCTGCGTGATCAGCTTGCACACGTGGGTTACGACGTGGTCCAGGCCGGCCTCGTCTGCGGATCGGGCGGCAATCTGTCGGCCCGGATCCCGGACGAGGACGCCATCTGGGTCACCGCGAGTGGCGCCTGGCTCGACCGGCTCAGCCGGGCGACGTTCGCGCCGGTTCGCATCACGGACGGTGAACCTGCGACGGTCGGCACCGTGCCACCGCCGCGGATCGAGCCGACCAGCGAGCTCGCGCTGCATCTCGCGCTCTACCGGGTCCGGCCGGACGTGAACGCCGTGGTGCACCTGCACCCGCAGACGGCCCTGCTGCTCGACGCGCTCGGCGAACACATCCGGCTCGTCACCACGGACCACGCGTTCTACCTGCGCCGGGTCTCGACCGTGCCGTTCCGGCTGCCCGGTACGACCGAGGTGGCCGCCCTGACCGCGGCGATGGCCGCGGACGGGACCGACTGCCTCGTGCTCAGTCACCACGGCTGTGTGGTCCTGGGCGACTCGGTGGAACTGGCGCACAAGCGCGCTCGCAATCTCGAGGAAGCGGCGGCGCTGACCTACCGAGCACTGACCGCCGGCCGGCTGGAGACTCTCCGGGACTGCCCGGAGGAGTTCCTCGACCGGCTCTCGGGATCCGCCACCGTCAAGATCTAG
- a CDS encoding ArsR/SmtB family transcription factor has product MEIVGTALAEMTMPQISPLAGEPIERADAERLAGVLKALADPARLRLLSLIQSATDGEACVCDLTAPLGLSQPTVSHHLRILTEAGLLEREKRGVWAYYRLVPTAIATIADLLTPPRKRATKKAR; this is encoded by the coding sequence ATGGAGATCGTGGGAACTGCGTTGGCGGAAATGACGATGCCTCAGATCTCGCCGCTTGCCGGCGAGCCGATTGAACGCGCCGACGCCGAGCGCCTGGCGGGAGTGCTGAAGGCACTCGCCGACCCGGCCCGGCTGCGGCTGCTGAGCCTCATCCAGTCCGCAACGGACGGTGAGGCGTGTGTTTGTGACCTGACGGCACCGCTCGGTCTCTCGCAGCCGACTGTGAGTCACCACCTGCGGATTCTGACCGAGGCGGGGCTGCTGGAGCGCGAGAAGCGGGGAGTGTGGGCGTACTACCGCCTCGTGCCGACCGCTATCGCGACCATTGCGGACCTGCTGACGCCGCCCCGCAAGCGGGCGACCAAGAAGGCTCGCTGA